Proteins encoded in a region of the Anopheles ziemanni chromosome 2, idAnoZiCoDA_A2_x.2, whole genome shotgun sequence genome:
- the LOC131293882 gene encoding CDAN1-interacting nuclease 1, whose protein sequence is MVVLTTQEYTEIQNFVRNYNGLSTDCNLELGLKFPKYPPETLGSILAKEVLQRVKINHSKITAKAASLVKDYQTQADQTKAHDILLKMSIKLRVPSLVLCRIFLAKRYPYSTRAEIAEMLRIPDVIGDSLLAVNVGYCLYSEIMDGPITDAIRRCIGEEYEVRLKKFAREAGMVFYDERDLRRTGYDKTPDLKLAVPFLFRGQVINWIESKASFGDVDSHKRYIKDQLTSYGNRFGSGLVIYWLGFIETIADCPENGNYVLVTDQFPTQNEMEFLKFNLPESVADISSAEDVCDSLNRIKV, encoded by the exons ATGGTTGTATTAACCACACAAGAGTATACCGAAATACAAAATTTCGTCCGTAATTACAATGGGCTGTCGACCGACTGTAACCTGGAATTGGGATTAAAATTTCCCAAATACCCACCGGAAACTCTCGGCAGTATCCTCGCGAAAGAAGTTTTGCAGCGGGTTAAGATAAATCATTCCAAAATAACGGCGAAAGCTGCTTCGTTGGTTAAAGA tTATCAAACACAAGCCGATCAAACAAAAGCACACGATATTTTGCTAAAGATGTCCATAAAGTTACGTGTACCTTCGCTTGTGCTGTGTCGCATCTTTCTTGCCAAAAGGTACCCGTATTCAACGCGAGCTGAAATCGCCGAAATGCTGAGGATACCGGACGTCATAGGAGATTCGTTGCTGGCAGTGAACGTAGGCTACTGCTTGTACAGTGAGATCATGGACGGGCCAATTACGGATGCGATACGACGATGTATCGGCGAAGAATATGAGGTCCGATTAAAAAAATTTGCTCGTGAAGCTGGTATGGTATTCTACGATGAACGAGATCTTCGCCGAACGGGCTATGATAAGACACCCGACTTAAAGTTAGCCGTACCATTCCTGTTTCGTGGACAGGTGATAAACTGGATCGAAAGTAAAGCATCCTTTGGGGATGTAGATTCTCACAAGCGATACATAAAAGATCAATTAACAAGCTACGGAAATCGCTTCGGTTCTGGTCTGGTAATTTATTGGTTGGGATTTATCGAAACCATCGCGGATTGTCCGGAGAACGGAAATTATGTGCTAGTAACAGATCAGTTTCCCACCCAAAATGAAATGGAGTTTCTGAAATTTAATCTACCTGAATCAGTTGCAGATATTAGTTCGGCCGAAGATGTGTGTGACTCTCTCAATAGAATAAAAGTATGa
- the LOC131281114 gene encoding mediator of RNA polymerase II transcription subunit 20: MGVTILQPYPVENKSGAQTIEFLQKRVLALGAVPAGQFLVDCETYSSNPQLGPPKTVHILHNSEQPASVFSILDTGAKQIPLVTDGLFDLLMTRIAPAYTSKKQTKIESKGQRFEFGDFLIKLGSVTMSQNFKGVMVEVEYRPCLVPSSCWELMREFLQGFLGSNVSNSMPGYFTQRSSINPNLIKANEIYQPIDTINQYLEHFTNYRKQTMGPVGARP, encoded by the coding sequence ATGGGTGTAACTATTCTGCAACCATACCctgtggaaaataaatccgGTGCACAGACGATAGAATTCTTACAAAAACGAGTACTAGCGCTCGGGGCCGTCCCAGCGGGGCAGTTCCTGGTGGACTGTGAAACTTACAGCTCTAATCCACAACTGGGACCGCCAAAAACTGTCCACATTCTACACAATTCCGAGCAACCGGCGTCAGTGTTTTCTATCCTCGACACGGGAGCAAAGCAGATACCGCTAGTGACGGATGGGCTGTTTGATCTCTTGATGACCAGAATCGCGCCAGCGTACACCTCGAAAAAGCAAACTAAAATCGAATCCAAGGGACAGCGATTCGAGTTTGGGGATTTTCTCATCAAACTTGGGAGCGTTACAATGAGCCAGAACTTCAAAGGGGTAATGGTGGAGGTAGAGTACCGGCCATGCCTGGTGCCGAGCAGCTGCTGGGAATTGATGAGGGAATTTCTTCAAGGTTTCCTCGGATCGAACGTCTCCAACTCTATGCCCGGCTACTTCACACAGCGATCGAGCATAAACCCAAATCTCATCAAGGCGAATGAGATCTACCAACCGATTGATACGATTAATCAGTATTTGGAGCATTTTACAAACTATCGAAAGCAAACCATGGGCCCTGTTGGTGCTCGACCGTAA
- the LOC131286693 gene encoding zinc finger protein 706-like, with protein MARGHQKIQSQQKAQEKAAKMKKQQGHGLSDQMKAAQKALVFSCAVCKSQMPDPKTYKQHFENKHPKNDMPAELKDV; from the coding sequence ATGGCGCGCGGACACCAAAAAATTCAATCCCAGCAGAAGGCCCAAGAAAAAGCAGCCAAAATGAAGAAACAGCAGGGGCACGGACTGAGCGACCAAATGAAGGCTGCACAAAAGGCGCTCGTATTTTCCTGTGCAGTGTGCAAATCGCAGATGCCAGACCCGAAAAcgtacaaacaacattttgaaaacaaacatcccaaaaacgatATGCCtgctgaattgaaagatgtCTGA
- the LOC131286796 gene encoding zinc finger protein 706-like, translating to MARGHQKIQSQQKAQEKAAKLKKQQGHGLSDQMKAAQKALVFSCAVCKSQMPDPKTYKQHFENKHPKNDLPADLKDV from the coding sequence ATGGCTCGCGGTCATCAGAAGATCCAGTCACAGCAAAAAGCGCAGGAAAAGGCAGCGAAGCTAAAGAAACAACAGGGCCATGGACTGAGTGATCAAATGAAAGCAGCTCAGAAAGCGCTCGTGTTTTCTTGTGCCGTGTGCAAGTCCCAAATGCCGGACCCGAAAACGTACAAGCAGCACTTTGAAAACAAGCACCCGAAGAACGATCTTCCTGCCGATTTGAAGGACGTTTAA
- the LOC131281955 gene encoding uncharacterized protein LOC131281955, whose product MAPQNSTLIHDASDSAADTTGAASGAAARRTSAEELSSFSPILPPRNHHHHHHHHHHHHRHRENQQQHGRLRTSDDGGVGFATSSLEDAAPEDTLKAAHQHPSAAGTSTASNGVLQQPSSMVAASSCTSRAGSFRDSGKELQSLPASWLAHGSSQGLSGRICGTGRGTVKRELLNSIPCHQHAHSTKQYAESLESDDNVTTDDTDDAYEGSPEPTPETPSTGPDANLPPAADIEIPIWIRGEARFVSGINGTTTCSNIIHALIDDEILNGNYGSEDVAVSRDVNDYVIIERWREVEQVLAGDTRILSIWNAWGDARNEVQFRLKINKTNLEKGTSGKEIKSKKQKEKIGLINRMMRKVLKQGEAIQNHLSLISQKSTEKRQQEKFRKYVRKNCGKHLIMENFLHDAATGSHLSDLSVDGEPLVSAATAAAGGAGNGAKDDPKEKGRRSTFPGKLLFSARKVTSAGGDKEKERGRVLRNVLFESSDQLADGQKGNEDELLLVIDHTSDSDSGIFTNNVLSRRDTLPKRPNFGSMVEIDRYTKDADTEDPEEFESGESKRQQKYHRSKRRYDSLRCHHQNRRRELVEYALSEDDGVASTSGRRISEHEQEELVELANSGEQTKRSSCLQPKAVGGDEGETENGAEDLTPPVDDFEQDFQQFDLRKGTFNRTSFRFDLIRQEIATKMAEMQHLVEQEEELLRRLKLKSAKFHAENQIYRSHIGLDFHVERLQQSIDRCAQEIIDIEQQLLETKMEIEEKSPLIDNLRALLEAQEAGQCFRRPVKGQPKEHQQQQQQPEQRYGMTTHFRTGSVDGAGLSADTSFTHAPPKGASSRSSLAKRKSNPPANESVEFVDNIYEFCDNNQSFVV is encoded by the exons ATGGCGCCCCAAAACTCGACCCTGATTCACGACGCGTCGGACTCTGCAGCCGACACCACCGGAGCAGCCTCTGGCGCCGCCGCCCGACGCACCTCGGCCGAGGAGCTGAGCAGCTTCAGTCCGATTCTGCCTCCACgaaatcaccaccatcaccatcaccaccatcaccaccatcaccgtcACCGTGAGAACCAGCAGCAACATGGACGCCTGCGAACGAGCGACGACGGTGGCGTCGGCTTTGCCACCAGCTCCCTCGAAGACGCCGCGCCTGAAGACACCCTAAAGGCTGCCCACCAACACCCGAGCGCAGCCGGCACTAGCACCGCGTCCAACGGCGTCCTACAACAACCTTCTTCGATGGTGGCGGCCTCCTCCTGCACGTCCCGGGCAGGAAGTTTCCGTGACTCGGGCAAGGAGCTCCAGTCACTGCCGGCAAGCTGGTTGGCGCACGGCTCATCACAGGGACTGTCCGGCAGGATTTGTGGCACCGGTCGGGGCACCGTCAAACGGGAGCTG CTAAACTCTATTCCATGCCATCAGCATGCGCATAGCACGAAGCAGTACGCCGAAAGTCTCGAATCGGACGACAACGTCACGACGGATGATACGGACGACGCGTACGAGGGTTCGCCCGAACCGACACCGGAAACACCGTCGACCGGGCCGGACGCCAACCTTCCGCCGGCCGCCGACATCGAAATACCCATTTGGATCCGGGGTGAGGCCCGGTTCGTGTCCGGCATCAACGGGACAACCACGTGCAGCAACATTATCCACGCCCTGATCGACGACGAAATCCTGAACGGAAACTACGGCTCGGAAG ATGTCGCAGTGTCGCGTGACGTGAACGATTACGTGATAATAGAACGATGGCGTGAGGTCGAGCAAGTGCTGGCCGGCGACACACGAATCCTTTCCATCTGGAACGCGTGGGGCGACGCACGTAACGAG GTGCAGTTCCGcttgaaaatcaataaaactaaCCTGGAGAAAGGCACCTCCGGAAAG GAAATCAAATCGAAaaagcagaaagaaaaaattggACTCATCAATCGCATGATGCGCAAGGTGCTGAAGCAGGGAGAGGCCATCCAAAATCACCTTTCGCTGATCAG ccAAAAATCGACCGAAAAACGCCAGCAAGAAAAGTTCCGCAAGTACGTGCGGAAAAACTGCGGCAAACATCTGATCATGGAGAACTTCCTGCACGATGCGGCCACCGGTAGCCACCTGTCCGATCTGTCCGTGGACGGTGAGCCGCTAGTGTCGGCTGCgacggcagcagcaggaggAGCAGGAAACGGTGCAAAAGATGACCCGAAAGAAAAGGGACGCCGTAGTACGTTCCCTGGCAAGCTGTTGTTTTCCGCCCGTAAGGTAACGTCCGCTGGGGGCGACAAGGAGAAGGAACGAGGACGCGTGTTGCGTAACGTCCTGTTCGAATCGTCCGACCAGCTGGCGGACGGACAGAAGGGCAACGAGGacgagctgctgctggtgatcgACCACACGTCCGACAGTGACAGTGGCATCTTCACTAACAACGTCCTGAGTCGGCGCGACACGCTTCCGAAGCGGCCAAACTTTGGTTCGATGGTGGAGATCGATCGGTACACGAAGGATGCGGACACTGAGGATCCCGAGGAGTTCGAATCCGGCGAATCCAAGCGACAGCAGAAGTATCACCGGTCCAAGCGTCGCTACGACTCACTTCGTTGCCATCACCAGAATAGGCGCCGAGAGCTCGTAGAGTACGCCCTGTCGGAGGACGATGGTGTGGCTTCCACGAGCGGTCGTAGGATTTCCGAGCACGAGCAGGAGGAACTGGTGGAGCTAGCCAACAGTGGCGAGCAGACGAAGAGAAGCTCCTGCCTTCAGCCAAAGGCAGTCGGTGGCGACGAGGGTGAAACTGAGAATGGGGCTGAGGACCTTACGCCACCGGTCGACGACTTCGAGCAGGACTTCCAGCAGTTCGATCTGCGCAAGGGCACCTTCAACCGGACGTCGTTCCGGTTCGATCTGATCCGGCAGGAGATCGCGACCAAGATGGCCGAGATGCAGCATTTGGTGGAGCAAGAGGAGGAGCTACTGCGGCGATTGAAGCTGAAGAGTGCCAAATTCCACGCCGAAAATCAAATCTATCGTTCGCACATCGGGCTGGACTTTCATGTAGAGCGTCTGCAGCAGTCGATCGACCGGTGCGCTCAGGAGATCATCGACATcgagcagcagctgctggaaaCGAAGATGGAAATAGAGGAGAAATCACCTCTGATTGACAATTTGCGGGCGCTGCTCGAGGCACAGGAAGCTGGCCAGTGCTTCCGGCGACCCGTCAAGGGTCAGCCAAAggaacatcagcagcagcagcagcagccagaaCAGCGCTACGGCATGACGACGCACTTCCGGACGGGATCGGTCGATGGCGCAGGGCTTAGCGCTGACACAAGCTTCACCCATGCGCCTCCAAAGGGAGCGTCGTCACGCAGTAGCCTCGCGAAACGCAAGTCAAACCCGCCGGCCAACGAGTCGGTCGAGTTTGTGGACAATATTTACGAGTTTTGTGATAATAATCAAAGTTTTGTCGTTTGA